Within Conexibacter woesei DSM 14684, the genomic segment TGAGGTCGTAGCCGCCGTCGAGCGCGGCCTGTCTCTCGGTCTCGTCGCGCGGCCACAGGCGACCGAGCAGCTCGCCGCCCATGCACTTCAGCGCGGCGGCGGAGATGACGCCCTCCGGCGTGCCGCCGATCCCCCACAGCAGGTCGACCGGGGAGCGGTCGCTGACGGCGAGCAACGCGGCCGAGACGTCGCCGTCGGTGATCAGCTTGATCCGGCCGCCGGCGTCGCGCACCTCGCCGATCATGCCCTGATGACGCTCGCGGTCGAGCATCACGACCGTGACGTCGCCGACGCCCATCCCCTTGCGGTCGGCGATCAGCTTCAGCGTCTCGCCGATCGGGCGGTCGAGGTCGAGCAGGTCGGCGATCTCCTCCGCGCCGGCCATCTTCTCCATGTAGACGATCGGGCCCGGGTCGAACATCGTGCCGCGCTCGGCGAGCGCGATCACCGCGATCGCCGACGGCATTCCCAAGGCACAGAGGCGAGTGCCCTCGAGCGGGTCGACGGCGATGTCGACCTCGGGCGGCGAGCCGTCGCCGATCGTCTCGCCGTTGTAGAGCATCGGCGCCTCGTCCTTCTCGCCTTCGCCGATCACGACGGTGCCGTTCATCGGGACGGAGTCGAGCACGAAGCGCATCGCGTCGACCGCGGCCTGGTCGGCCGCCTCCTTGTCGCCGCGGCCGACGAGCCGGGCGGCCGCGAGCGCAGCAGCCTCGGTGACACGCGCAAGCTCGAGCGCGAGGTTGCGATCGGGACGGTCATGCTGAGTCGAAGTCATGTGGGGGACGGCGGTTCGGGAGTGTGAGGGCGCCGGAGCGGCGGACGCTACCACCGGCTACGGCACGCGTCCCGTGGGTAAGGTCCCGCCGGATGGAGTACCAGCGCCTGATCCCCGACCCCGCCACGGTCGACAGCACCGAGCTGCTGCGCGACCTCGGGCTCGGTGCGCGCGCACCGGCCGAGCGCCCGTTCGTCGCCGTCAACTTCGCCGCGACGGTCGACGGCCGCATCGCGCTCGGCGGCCGCTCCGGCGCGATCGGCGACGACGGCGACACGGAGGTCTTCCGGCGCCTGCGGACCCAGGCCGACGCGCTGCTCGTCGGCACCGGCACGCTGGCGGCCGAGCAGTACTCGCGCCCGATCCGCAGAGCGGAGCTGCGCGCCGCGCGCGAGGCGATCGGGCTCGCGCCGGTCCCGCCGCTGGTCGTCATCGCCCGCAGCGGCCGGCTGCCGCTGGAGATCCCGCTGTTCCAGGATCCCGACGCGCACGCGATCGTCTACACCGAAGTGGCTACCGAACCGCCCGCGGTGCCGGCGCGCGTCGAGCTGCAGCGGATCGACCCCGCCGCCGGCGAGCCGACGCTGACCGCGGCGCTGCGGCATCTGCGCCGCGAGCACGGGGTCCGCTCGCTGCTGTGCGAGGGCGGCCCGCAGCTGCTCAGCGGGCTGCTGCACGAAGGGCTCGTCGACGAGCTGTTCCTGACCGTCGCGCCGCAGCTCGCGGGCGGCGGCGGTGAGCCGACGCTGACGGGCGGCACAGCGCTCCCGTCCCCCGCCGAGCTGACGCTCGTGTGGGCGCTCGAACGCCGCGGGTCGCTCTACCTGCGCTACGCGATCGACTGACGCGCGCTGCGCCCGGACCGCGGCCGATTGGCATGGCGGCAGTCGAAATGGTTGCCGCGCGGTGTAGCCTGACGACATGTCGGACGCCGCCGTAGCAGAGACGCCTGAATGAGAATCGCCTGCGGCTTCGACCACGCGGGCGTCGCATTGCGCGAGCCGATCGAGGCGGCGCTGCGCGAGGCTGGCCACGAGGTCGTCGACGCGGGCACCTACGACGACTATCCGTACGCCGCGGTCGCCGTCGCCAAGGCGCTCGCCGACGGAGCCGAGCGCGCCGTGCTCGTCTGCGGCTCGGGTGCCGGCGTCGCGGTCGCGGCGTCCAAGCTGCCCGGCATCCGCGCGGCGACGGTCCACGACACCTACACCGCGCACCAGGGCGTCGAGCACGACGACCTCAACGTGCTCTGCCTCGGCTCGCGCGTCGTCGGCCCAGAGCTGGCGAACGAGATCGTGCTCGTCTACGCGGCCGCCTCCCGCTCTTCCGCCGAACGCCACGCGCGCCGCCTGGCCCAGGTCGCGCTGATCGAGCGCGACGGCTTCGACGCGCTTCCCATGCCACCCCCCTGAGGAGAGACCGCCAGATGACCACCGTTCCCGCCACGACCCCGGTAGCCAGGCTCGCGCAGCTCGGCACCAGCGCCTGGCTCGACTCGATCCGCCGCTCGATGCTGACCGGCGGCGAGTTGGCGCAGCTCGTGAACGAGGACGGCGTCGTCGGCGTCACGTCGAACCCGTCGATCTTCGAGCAGGCGATCCTCGGCAGCGCCGACTACGACGAGCGGCTGACGGAGCTGACCCACTCCGGCGCGAGCGTGCAGGAGGTCTACGAGACGCTGGCGCTGGAGGACGTGCGCGCCGCCGCGGACGTGCTGCGCCCGGTCTACGACCGCACCGACGGGATCGACGGCTACGTCTCGCTGGAGGTCGCGCCCGAGCTGGCGCGCGACACCGACGGCACGCTCGCCGCCGCGCGCGACCTGTGGGCGCGCTACGACAAGCCGAACGCGATGATCAAGATCCCCGGCACGACCGAGGGCCTCGGCGCGATCCGCGCCGCGATCGGCGACGGGATCAACGTCAACGTCACGCTGCTGTTCTCGCTCGAGGCGTACGCCGACGTCGTCGAGGCGTGGATCTCCGGCCTGGAGGATCGCGCCGCCAGAGGCGATCCGATCGACCGCGTCCACTCGGTCGCCTCGTTCTTCGTCTCGCGCGTCGACTCCGCCGTCGACAAGCGGCTCGACGCGCTCGGCAGAGACGAGCTGCGCGGCCGCGCAGCCGTCGCCAACGCCCAGCTCGCGTACGCGCATTGGCAGGAGGTCGTTCGCTCCGAGCGCTTCGAGGCGCTGCGCGCGAAGGGCGCGCACCCGCAGCGGCTGCTGTGGGCGTCGACCGGCACGAAGGACCCGCGCTACCCGGACACGAAGTACGTCGCCGAGCTGGCCGGCCCCGAGACGGTCAACACGATGCCGCTCGCGACGCTGCTCGCCTACCAGGACCACGGCACCGAGACCGAGCCGCTGCTGCAGGACGCGGCCGCCGCCGGGCGGGCGTCGATCGACGCCGTCGAGGCCGCGGGCGTCTCGATCCGAGAGGTCACCGACGAGCTGCTGGCGGCCGGCATCGACGCGTTCGCGGAGGCGATGGAGCGGCTGCTGGCCGGCGTCGCGACGAGGCGGACCGCGGTCCTCGCCGGCGAGGTCGCCGGGATCGAGGCGCAGCTGACCGACGCGCAGGCGAAGGCGATCGGCGCGCGCGTCGACTGGGCGCGCGAGCAGAACGTGCTGCGCCGCGTGTGGGCGAAGGACGACACGCTGTGGGCGGAGGGCGACGACAAGCCGAGCGACCGGCTCGGCTGGCTGACGATCGCCGGCGCCTCGCTCGACCACCTCGACGAGGTGACGGCGTTCGTCGAGCAGGTCCGCGGCGAGGGCTTCACCGACGTGACGCTGCTCGGCATGGGCGGTTCGAGCCTCGCGCCGGAGGTGCTGCGGCTGTCGTTCGGCGCCGCCGACGGCTACCTGAAGCTGCACGTGCTCGACACGACGCACCCGGACGCGATCGCGGCGCTGGAGGAGCGGCTCCCGCTCGACAGAACGCTCTTCCTCGTCTCCTCGAAGTCGGGCGGGACGCTGGAGCCGCGCTCGATGCACGCCCACTTCCACGCGCGCGTCCCGGACGGGCGCCAGTGGGCGGCGGTGACCGACCCCGGCACCGCGCTCGAAGCGCTCGCGCAGGAAGAGGGCTTCCGCAAGGTCTTCCACGGCGCACCCGACATCGGCGGCCGCTACTCCGCGCTGTCCGCCTTCGGCGTCGTCCCGGCCGCTCTGCTCGGGATCGACGTGCGCGCGCTGCTGGAGAAGGCCGAGGTCGCCGCGAGGGCAGCCGAGCCGTCGATCGACCCGAGCGACGCGCCCGCCGCGTGGCTCGGCCTCGCGATCGGCGAGCTGGCGACGCAAGGCCGCGACAAGCTGACGTTCGTCGTCGACGAGCCGCTCGCCTCCGCCGGCCTGTGGCTGGAGCAGCTCGTCGCCGAGTCGACCGGCAAGCACGGCAAGGGGATCGTGCCGATCGCGGACGAG encodes:
- the glpX gene encoding class II fructose-bisphosphatase, coding for MTSTQHDRPDRNLALELARVTEAAALAAARLVGRGDKEAADQAAVDAMRFVLDSVPMNGTVVIGEGEKDEAPMLYNGETIGDGSPPEVDIAVDPLEGTRLCALGMPSAIAVIALAERGTMFDPGPIVYMEKMAGAEEIADLLDLDRPIGETLKLIADRKGMGVGDVTVVMLDRERHQGMIGEVRDAGGRIKLITDGDVSAALLAVSDRSPVDLLWGIGGTPEGVISAAALKCMGGELLGRLWPRDETERQAALDGGYDLTRVLTANDLCWGDDVFFSATGVTDGDVLQGVRYRGRGATTESLVMRSRSGTVRRVHARHDRTKLRDITGERYG
- a CDS encoding RibD family protein, which translates into the protein MEYQRLIPDPATVDSTELLRDLGLGARAPAERPFVAVNFAATVDGRIALGGRSGAIGDDGDTEVFRRLRTQADALLVGTGTLAAEQYSRPIRRAELRAAREAIGLAPVPPLVVIARSGRLPLEIPLFQDPDAHAIVYTEVATEPPAVPARVELQRIDPAAGEPTLTAALRHLRREHGVRSLLCEGGPQLLSGLLHEGLVDELFLTVAPQLAGGGGEPTLTGGTALPSPAELTLVWALERRGSLYLRYAID
- a CDS encoding RpiB/LacA/LacB family sugar-phosphate isomerase, with amino-acid sequence MRIACGFDHAGVALREPIEAALREAGHEVVDAGTYDDYPYAAVAVAKALADGAERAVLVCGSGAGVAVAASKLPGIRAATVHDTYTAHQGVEHDDLNVLCLGSRVVGPELANEIVLVYAAASRSSAERHARRLAQVALIERDGFDALPMPPP
- a CDS encoding bifunctional transaldolase/phosoglucose isomerase, whose product is MTTVPATTPVARLAQLGTSAWLDSIRRSMLTGGELAQLVNEDGVVGVTSNPSIFEQAILGSADYDERLTELTHSGASVQEVYETLALEDVRAAADVLRPVYDRTDGIDGYVSLEVAPELARDTDGTLAAARDLWARYDKPNAMIKIPGTTEGLGAIRAAIGDGINVNVTLLFSLEAYADVVEAWISGLEDRAARGDPIDRVHSVASFFVSRVDSAVDKRLDALGRDELRGRAAVANAQLAYAHWQEVVRSERFEALRAKGAHPQRLLWASTGTKDPRYPDTKYVAELAGPETVNTMPLATLLAYQDHGTETEPLLQDAAAAGRASIDAVEAAGVSIREVTDELLAAGIDAFAEAMERLLAGVATRRTAVLAGEVAGIEAQLTDAQAKAIGARVDWAREQNVLRRVWAKDDTLWAEGDDKPSDRLGWLTIAGASLDHLDEVTAFVEQVRGEGFTDVTLLGMGGSSLAPEVLRLSFGAADGYLKLHVLDTTHPDAIAALEERLPLDRTLFLVSSKSGGTLEPRSMHAHFHARVPDGRQWAAVTDPGTALEALAQEEGFRKVFHGAPDIGGRYSALSAFGVVPAALLGIDVRALLEKAEVAARAAEPSIDPSDAPAAWLGLAIGELATQGRDKLTFVVDEPLASAGLWLEQLVAESTGKHGKGIVPIADEPLGDPAVYGDDRVFVHIRNASAGAAGTRKQLDALAAAGHPVIPFPFDELADLGALFFHWEMAVAIAGAVIGINAFDQPNVQAAKDLTISTIEAYERDGAFPAEDATAVPGDVAPGALLSILDAAEAGSYVATMAYLAPNPDTDSALEALRLAIRARSGAATTVGYGPRFLHSTGQLHKGGPATGIFVQLIDDGREGVDVPGAGYDFAALVRAQAIGDGNALRSHGLPFLRIHLPGDAAAGIEALAAALAGAAR